The Candidatus Bathyarchaeia archaeon DNA segment ACAAGCTGGGGTCTAGCCATTTTTTTCTGCATGCTAAGAATTTCTGACTCTTTCTTCTTCAATTTCTCAAGCAACTTCTTATCTTGTGTGCGCAATGCTTGTGTGCTCAAGGCGCGATGTTCAGCTATTTCCTTCTGCATTGCTCTATATTGTTCCCAACCAACAAGTTTAGCTATGAGAAAGCGGTTGATGGAGGAATTGATAAGTGAAATGGTTACACAAATACACATGATTATTATTGTGGCTCCAGGCGCCTCTGGCATTGACAACCATTCAATGAAGTTCATTCGTCATCCTCACGTTCTTTAAGTTTCACATCTCACCTCTTTTGTTTACCTTTTTCATTAATAACTATTTTTATTAAAACGTCTTAAAGAAACATTATAGTCACTATTTGGTCTATTCTCCAAAGATTCGTCTGAAAGCAGGATACATTTCTGAGGCTCTTTCCTGCATCAATATTTCATAATATTGGTAAATTATGCCAACGGAAAGCAAAATACCCATTCCAGAACCGAAAACTCCAAAAAAGTCCGTAATGCCAGCAATCAATGCTACGATTATTCCGCCAAGTACTGTGACTGTTGGAATATAACGTTTAAGAATGGATTCTACAGCTTTTCCTGAGCGTCTGTATCCAGGAATTTGCATGCCAGCGTCAACAAGCTGCTTAGATACTGTGGAGGGCCCTAGACCGCCGACTTCAAGCCATGTAAGTGAGAAAACAATACAAAAAGCAACGAGGATTCCAAGATATCCCACAGCCCTAAGTGGGTCTGCCATGACCTGGTCTAAACTGCGAGGAGAAGTCACATAGTACACAAGACCTCCGGCTGGTTGAGGTCTGTTATTTACAATTTTATACATTCCTAGAAGGTTGAGCCATGGGTTTGTGTTATTTGGGTTAAACATACTCCAGAAGATTTGAGAAAACAAGTATATATTTGCGAAGAGGGCGGATGCAAAGATTACTGGAAGGTTGGACACGTAGAGAAGCTTTATTGGATATCTGCTGCGGAAGCCTCGGTAGCCAGCGTATGATAAAGGTAGCTCAACTCTTACACCTTCCATATAAATTATAATTAGAAAAGCCGCAATTGTAGCTATGAAACCGATTATGGAAGGATTTCCTCCTCTAATTAAGAGACCTCCTACTGATTGTCCGCTTGCCAAAGTCTGTGTTAAGGCTACGAAGAAACCGCGAGCACCAAATTCATCTAAAGGAATTAGTGCAAAACTGTCCCAAAATATTACTTGAGCCACTCCGGCCATTATGAAAAGGCTTATTCCGCTGCCGAATCCCCATCCTTTTTGGAGAAGCTCATCCAGAAGTAGAATAATTATTCCTGCTGCTATAAGCTGTAGAAAAACTATTACAGCCGTCGGGCCTGACAATGCGCCATACATTCCGCCAAGTATA contains these protein-coding regions:
- the secY gene encoding preprotein translocase subunit SecY yields the protein MAGRFLNLFKPIARIIPEIKAPERKVRFNEKLFWTALVLIVYLVMSEVPLYGIPSGQAPELAALRVIFASHSGTLMELGIGPIVTAGLILQLLVGSAMIECDMSNPEDRSLFTTASKVFSIVLTGVQASAYILGGMYGALSGPTAVIVFLQLIAAGIIILLLDELLQKGWGFGSGISLFIMAGVAQVIFWDSFALIPLDEFGARGFFVALTQTLASGQSVGGLLIRGGNPSIIGFIATIAAFLIIIYMEGVRVELPLSYAGYRGFRSRYPIKLLYVSNLPVIFASALFANIYLFSQIFWSMFNPNNTNPWLNLLGMYKIVNNRPQPAGGLVYYVTSPRSLDQVMADPLRAVGYLGILVAFCIVFSLTWLEVGGLGPSTVSKQLVDAGMQIPGYRRSGKAVESILKRYIPTVTVLGGIIVALIAGITDFFGVFGSGMGILLSVGIIYQYYEILMQERASEMYPAFRRIFGE